Genomic DNA from Corynebacterium diphtheriae:
TGCGAGCAGCATCCTTATTCGGGCCGAACACCGCGAAACCGTTCTGACGAAGAACATCCGCCACACCTGCTACCAGCGGAATTTCAGGGCCGACCACAACTAAATCAGCCTGAACCTCCTGCGCGACCTGCAACATCTGTGCTGGGTCATCCACGGAAGTGGCATCAGCATGAACCGTTGCGATCTGCTCCATGCCTGCGTTGCCTGGGGCAACATGGATCTCAGAAACAGAGGAATCCTTGGACAAACCTAGTACGAGGGCGTGCTCACGGGCGCCCGAACCGATAACAAGAATGCGCATGGTCTGTAGATCCTACAGGGTCTACGCCCAGCATTCCTCCCCTGACAATAGTGCGCACTACGCGGTACCGTAGACAGCATGAGTAGCGTATTTACCAAAATCATCAACGGTGATCTTCCAGGCCGATTTGTTTACCGCGACGCACATATCGTTGCCTTCCTCACGATCGAGCCTCTCGCCTATGGTCACGTATTGGTCGTGCCTGTTAAAGAGGTAGACAAGTGGACGGATTTAGAGCCTGAGTTGTGGACCGAGCTCAATGCGGTTGCACTGAAGGTTGGCCAAGCTGTTGTTTCGGCTTTCGACGCTCCTCGCGCCGGCTACATCATCGCCGGATTTGACGTTCCTCATACGCACATTCATGTTTTCCCAGCGGGCAAGATGGGAGATTATGACTTCGCACGCGCCATGAGCATGGACGAAACCGATCCCGCAGCTATGGATGCGGCAGCTGAGAAGCTCCGTGAGGCCTTAGGCACCCGCGATGACGGAACTGTGAAGTAATAAGGAGTTTGTCTGCATGGCATTGTTGAAATGGATACCAGCTCGGGGCACGTTGCCGTTGTCACCGAAGTGGGTAGCTACAACGCTTGCCGACGCCTCCTCTGATTCAGTCCCAGTCTTGTTCCTTCACGGAACGCTAGGTTCCCCCGGCAATTTTGAGCGCCCAGCCCAGCGGCTGGCCCAGCTTGGGCGCCCATTTTTTGCCCCTGCTTATGGTGAGCACGGCACCGCCGATTTGGATCGTTCGACTGCCGAGCTATTGCGCTATGTGGATCACCTCCGCGATATGGGCATTAAGCAGGTCGATATTGTGGGACATTCGGCTGGCGGGCTTCAGGGGCTGCGCATTGCCCATGCGCGCCCAGGTTTTGTGCGCAAACTCATCGGTTTGGGTGCGGCTTTTCGTGGGGTTCCTAGAACTGTGCGATTTAAACCTGTGGTCAAGTTGATTACTGGGCAAGCAGTTATTCAATTGACGCAAGAAATCCCAGCTGAGCTGCCAGATGGTGTGGAACTCGTGTCGATTTATTCGACTGCCGACCACATCGTTCCTGTTGCTTCTAGTGCTCTTGGTGAACTTATTGAGATCACTGATATTCGCCACGAAGATTTACCACGGCAAGCCGATGTCATTATGGAGGCTCTCGGTTATCCTGCGGAAACCGACTCCCCTACCGACTAGTACCTCGGGTGCTTTAGCGGTTTTTAGTCTCTTTCGGTGCAGTTTTGGGTAGTTCCACGATGAATGTGGTGCCATGGCCTTGTTCAGATTCCACTGATACTTCACCACCGTGGGATTCCACAAGGGATTTCACGATGGCGAGCCCTAGACCACTTCCGCCTGTGCTGCGGGCGCGCGAACTGTCTGCCCTGTAGAAGCGTTCGAAGATGTGCGAGGCATCTTCTTCGCTGAGGCCTATGCCGTCATCGATCACTTTGACAACAAAATTGGATCCCGCGTCGGCTAGTTTGATGGTAACGCGTGCCGAGTCTCCGCCGTGCTTCAAGGCATTTGCAACCAAGTTGGTCAGAACTTGGTGCAGGCGGGCTGCGTCTCCTTCCACAACGGGCACATCCGCGCATTCGGAGCGAACATCGATGTCGCGATCGGGATAAGCTCCCCGAAGTGAAGACGAAACGTTCAGTGCTAGATCAAGAAGATCAACAGGCTTGGAATCATGGCGTGCCCCCTCTGCACGCGTGAGAGCTAAGAGGTCTTCTACCAGCAAACTCATTCGCTTAGCCTCGTCTTCGATCTTTTCAATCACGAGGTCTGCGTCCGTTGTAGCACCCGAGCGATACAGCTCTGCATAGCCTTTGACCGAGGTCAGTGGGGTTCGCAACTCATGTGAGGCATCGCCAACAAAACGACGCATTTGGGCCTCTTTATCCCGCAGCTCCACAATGGATCCCTGCAGCTGAGAGATCATACTGTTCAGCGCGCTCGACAACGCTCCCACTTCAGTATTTGCCGTAGTGTTGGGCACTCGGCGGTCCAAATCACCCGCGGCAATCGCTTTGGCGGTCATCTCGACTTCACGTAATGGCCGCAGCGCACGTTGGATCAGCACATAGGCCAATAACGCCATGAGCAAAAGCACTGCTAGAACAATGATGACCTGGCCTAATGCGAGGCGTTTTAAGACATTTACTTCTTGAGTAATATCCTTGGCCACTACAATGGTTACACCAGCACGGCGCTCCGCGATGACCCGCCATTCCACGTTTGCAGCGCTTTCCTCCGAGGAATCAACGGTTTGCGCCCCTTTGCCGATAACGACGCGACCCAGGTCAGGGCTCGTTTTTCCCTCGTTATAGATGCTCGTTGTCCCATTAGGGTAGATCTTCACCACATAGAATTCTGTCGGTGGGCGAACCAGCGCACCATTAAGCTGCGTTTCAAACAAGGAGTCTTGAGCGGCCCAGCCGTTGAGTCCGCTTTCAAGTTCCATATCAATGCGAGAATAGGACAACTGCTGCATCGTTCGATTAACTGCAAAAGAGCTTCCGATCAGCCCAATTGCAGAGACAACAAGAACAATCGCCATCAAACCGGAGCGCAGGGGAATCCCGCTCAAACGTAGATGTTTGATAGCCGAAATTCGTGGAGAACGCACGACTGTGCTGATCCAGGAGGGCTTGTGGTCTTCCTGTTTTTTCTTGGCAAAATTCGGGTACCGGTGATCTCCAACAGATGAACATTGCGTTTCATCTATTGGTTCCGAAACAACCGCTCTGGCGTAAGGATTGTTCATGCTTGTCTAGATTTCCTATCGACGAATCCTTGCTTCTACGACCGAGGTTTACGTAGCACGTAGCCGACACCACGAACCGTTTGAATCAACGCTGGTTCTTGAGTATCAACTTTGCGACGCAAATAGGAAATATAAGATTCCACAACGTTGCCATCGCCGCCGAAGTCGTAATGCCAAACATTGTTCAAAATCTTCGACTTCGACAGCACCACTTCTGCATTGAGCATTAAATAGCGCAGTAGGTTAAATTCCGTTGGCGATAGCTCGACAACCTGCCCAGCTTTAGTGACCTCGTGAGTATCATCATTCAAGGTCAAATCGGCATAAACCAAGGTCGCAGAATCATCCACGTCATCATGACGCAGTCCTCGACGCAGAATCACACGCAGGCGGGTAATTACCTCTTCAAGCGA
This window encodes:
- a CDS encoding HIT family protein, whose translation is MSSVFTKIINGDLPGRFVYRDAHIVAFLTIEPLAYGHVLVVPVKEVDKWTDLEPELWTELNAVALKVGQAVVSAFDAPRAGYIIAGFDVPHTHIHVFPAGKMGDYDFARAMSMDETDPAAMDAAAEKLREALGTRDDGTVK
- a CDS encoding alpha/beta fold hydrolase; protein product: MALLKWIPARGTLPLSPKWVATTLADASSDSVPVLFLHGTLGSPGNFERPAQRLAQLGRPFFAPAYGEHGTADLDRSTAELLRYVDHLRDMGIKQVDIVGHSAGGLQGLRIAHARPGFVRKLIGLGAAFRGVPRTVRFKPVVKLITGQAVIQLTQEIPAELPDGVELVSIYSTADHIVPVASSALGELIEITDIRHEDLPRQADVIMEALGYPAETDSPTD
- a CDS encoding sensor histidine kinase, with amino-acid sequence MNNPYARAVVSEPIDETQCSSVGDHRYPNFAKKKQEDHKPSWISTVVRSPRISAIKHLRLSGIPLRSGLMAIVLVVSAIGLIGSSFAVNRTMQQLSYSRIDMELESGLNGWAAQDSLFETQLNGALVRPPTEFYVVKIYPNGTTSIYNEGKTSPDLGRVVIGKGAQTVDSSEESAANVEWRVIAERRAGVTIVVAKDITQEVNVLKRLALGQVIIVLAVLLLMALLAYVLIQRALRPLREVEMTAKAIAAGDLDRRVPNTTANTEVGALSSALNSMISQLQGSIVELRDKEAQMRRFVGDASHELRTPLTSVKGYAELYRSGATTDADLVIEKIEDEAKRMSLLVEDLLALTRAEGARHDSKPVDLLDLALNVSSSLRGAYPDRDIDVRSECADVPVVEGDAARLHQVLTNLVANALKHGGDSARVTIKLADAGSNFVVKVIDDGIGLSEEDASHIFERFYRADSSRARSTGGSGLGLAIVKSLVESHGGEVSVESEQGHGTTFIVELPKTAPKETKNR
- a CDS encoding response regulator transcription factor, giving the protein METMNEYATRVLVVDDEPNIVELLKVSLKFQGFEVETAQSGIEALEKARSFQPDAFILDVMMPGMDGYELLPKLRADGFEGPVLYLTAKDAVEHRIHGLTIGADDYVTKPFSLEEVITRLRVILRRGLRHDDVDDSATLVYADLTLNDDTHEVTKAGQVVELSPTEFNLLRYLMLNAEVVLSKSKILNNVWHYDFGGDGNVVESYISYLRRKVDTQEPALIQTVRGVGYVLRKPRS